A genomic window from Exiguobacterium acetylicum DSM 20416 includes:
- a CDS encoding DUF2188 domain-containing protein yields the protein MKREQHVTPHPKGGYQVKAAGATRATKRFATQKEAIAEGRRIAKSQKTELVIHNKEGQIREKDSYGHDPFPPRG from the coding sequence ATGAAACGAGAGCAACATGTCACGCCGCATCCAAAAGGTGGCTATCAAGTGAAAGCTGCCGGTGCGACTCGAGCAACCAAACGATTCGCTACACAGAAAGAAGCGATTGCAGAAGGGCGTCGCATTGCGAAAAGTCAGAAGACAGAGCTCGTCATTCATAACAAAGAAGGGCAGATTCGGGAAAAAGATTCCTACGGACATGATCCATTTCCACCACGAGGTTGA